The window AACTACGCGCGTACGTGAATTTGTTAGAATGGCTTTTGCAGAAGTAGGTATAACAATCGAATTTAAAGGTGAAGGCGTTGATGAAAAAGGCTACGTGGTATCGTGCGATTCTCCAGATTTTCAGGTTGAAGTTGGTAAGGAAGTTGTGGCTGTCGACCCTAAATATTTCCGCCCGACAGAGGTTGAATTGCTGATAGGAGATCCTACAAAATCAAAAACTTTACTGGGTTGGACTCCTAAATATGATTTGAAAATGCTGGTGGAAGATATGATGGATGCTGATGTTAACCACTTCCGCAAAGAAAAATTACTAAAGGAATCGGGTTATACAATTAAAAACCAATTTGAATAACGCCAATGGAAAAAGACTCCAAGATATATATTGCAGGCCATCGTGGAATGGTAGGTTCGGCCATTCACAGGAAACTGTTGAAAGAAGGATTTACCAATTTTATAACCAGAACATCAGATGTACTCGATTTGCGTAATCAACAACAGGTAGCTGATTTTTTTGCGCAGGAAAAGCCCGATTATGTTTTTTTAGCAGCCGCAAAAGTTGGCGGGATTATAGCCAATAATACCTACCGTGCCGAGTTTTTGTATGATAATCTCCAAATTCAAAATAATATTATCCATAACTCCTATTTAAACGGAGTTAAAAAACTGATGTTTTTGGGTTCAAGTTGTATATATCCTAAAATGGCAGCCCAGCCGTTAAAAGAAGAATATCTTTTAACCGGTCCGCTTGAAGATACTAACGAGCCTTATGCAATAGCCAAAATAGCGGGCATAAAAATGTGTGATGCCTATCGTGCACAATACGGATGTAATTATATATCGGCGATGCCAACTAATTTATATGGCCTTAATGATAATTACCACCCTCAAAACTCACATGTTTTGCCAGCTTTAATACGTCGGTTTCACGAAGCCAAAGAACAAGACGCGCCAAGCGTTACTATTTGGGGTACAGGATCGCCTAAACGGGAGTTTTTATTTGCTGATGACCTGGCCGAGGCTTGTTTTTACCTGATGCAAAATTATAATGAACCCGGCCTGGTTAATATCGGTACAGGTGAAGATCTGTCGATTAAAGATTTGGCGTATTTGATTAAAGAAGTAATTGGTTATACCGGTGAAATAGTTTTTGATACGTCAAAACCCGATGGAACACCACGTAAATTAATGGATGTTACCAAGCTGAGTAAAGCCGGCTGGAAATATCACACCACGCTAAAGGAAGGTATTACATTTGCGTACCATGATTATTTAAGTAAGGGCGTATTTGTTACAGAGCGATAACTAACAATTTTTATTTTGATATCCCCCATACATGGCATTAGTTAATTATATCATAGCTTTAGCACATGATGAGGGGTATCAAATTATAATCGGTAGACGAAACGAAGCTGCATTAGCCGGGAAATCTATTGATTTTTGCAGTATTTGATATTTAATATGTTGTGATATCTGAGTTTGCTTTTTTAACTTTTGATTAAAGCCTTCCATATTCAATTTGCATTCCACGTTATCCGTTATAAAACCTAAACTATCATAATTTTCTATAAATAGAAGTCGATTCAGCTAAAAAAATGCCATTTTTCTCTCTATCAATTAAATTCTCAGTGTCTGTTTGACGGTGCGTGTTAACCTAACATTTATAATTTATTATTTATGATGTACAACCGGTTTTTTTGCTCCTGAAATAATATAGCAGCCCCCAAAAATATTATATTTACAAACAGGTGCTGGTTTGCAGCATCCCCTAATTAATGATTTTAACTATTATGTACAATAAGAGCCTACGCCTTTTAGTACTAACGGTATTGGGAACGATATGTACCGTTGGATGCAAAAAAACAACCCCGAAAATAGTCATAGATACTTCGGCGAGACCGCCAGTGACTTTAGAAACGGATACTACTTTAAAAATAGATACTGCAGTATCACTTATTGATACTGTTTTTCAAAATAGAATAAATGGTTACGCAGCCTATCGCGCACCTGTATTGTTAAACACGCAACAAGGTACATTGATCGCTTTTTGCGAAGGTAGAAAGATAGGCGGAGGAGATTCTGGCGAGGTTGATGTTGTTTTCAGGCGCTCTGTTGATAACGGCAAAACTTGGGGTGAACAGCGAGTAGCATTTCATGACGGAAAAAATGCTTGCGACAATCCGTCGGTTGTTCAGGACCAAACCACAGGTACTATTTGGCTGGTGATGTCGCAAAATTTAAATAAGGATTTCGAAGATTCTATAATTGCCACAAAAAATACACATGGCCGCACTGTTTGGGTGGCAAGCAGCAACGATGATGGCGTTACCTGGACAATCCCTACCGAAATTACGCAAGCTGTTAAGGACCCTTCATGGCACTGGTATGCTACGGGCCCTGGAACAGGAATACAGTTAGCTCACGGCCCACACAAAGGCAGGCTAATTATTGGATGTGATCATTCCTTTTTTACAGATGCCGACAAATTCATGTACAGCTCTCATATTATTTACAGTGATGACCACGGAGTTAGCTGGCATGCAAGCGGAAATACAATAGCAAACACCAATGAATGTCAGCCGGTTGAAGTTTCTTCAAACAACAAGCAGTATAACGGCGAAATTTTGCTAAACAGCAGGTATTACGGAGGAGGATCTTTTCGGGCGCAATCCAACAGTTATGATGGCGGCATTACCTGGACAGCGTCCTTACCGGTACTTTCCCTCACCGATCCAATTTGCGAAGGAAGCATATATCGATATTCATGGAAAACGGATAGTACTGTCAGCTGTTTGTTATTCTCCAACTTAAACTCATTAGGATACCGCGTTAATTTAACACTCAAGATGAGCCTTGACGAGGGACGGACCTGGCAGCTTTTGAAAGTGTTGCATAAGGGGCCCGCAGGTTATTCCAGCCTAAGTGTAATAAACAAAAAAACTGTCGCCTGCCTTTACGAGTCGGGCACGGTTGACCCTTATGAAACTATAGTTTTTGTGCGGCTATAGTTATAGTCATTGCGGGCGATAAAGACAAATCCCTAAATTGCCTATATTGGTTGATAAATTAATCCATGCTTTCTGTTTCAGGAGGCATGGATTAATAATGCTATTTAGCTGCGTGCTGAAAACTATTTGACCGGTTGCTTTGTTGACTTTTGAGCAAGAACTTCCCGACTATTGTTGGTCTTGGCAACAAAATTATGTTAAATAACGTTATAAGTGGGGCCTATTGCAGTTATTACCATAATCAATACTCAATTAACAAATAATAGTAAAACCATTACACGCATTTTATGACAATTGTCCCAACCCTACTCGAGGGATGTATAGTGATTACCCCAAGAATATTTAATGATGATCGGGGATATTTTTTTGAATCGTACAATGAACAAAATTTCAATAAAGCACTGGGCTACCAGGCTAATTTTGTTCAGGATAATCAATCTTATTCAACCAAAGGTGTACTCAGGGGGCTACATCTTCAAAAAGGCGAACATGCACAGGCAAAATTGGTAAGAGTAACAAAAGGAGAGGTATTGGATGTTGCTGTTGATCTGAGAACCGGATCACCTACCTACGGGCAACACTTTTCGGTAAAGCTATCCGAAGAAAATAATCAACAACTTTTTATTCCCAGGGGATTTGCACATGGCTTTATTGTTTTGAGCGATGTGGCAGTTTTTCAATACAAATGCGATAATTATTATAACAAAACCGCCGAAGGTGGTTTACATTATGCAGATCCGGAATTGAATATTGATTGGGGTATGTCGGCAACTGAACTGTTGGTGTCTGAAAAAGACCTGGAGCTGCCATTTTTAAAAGATGCAGGCGATCTGGGTTTTTAATAATTACATTTATCCCCGATAATTAAGATTATAAGTTTCGATATGCAAAATATAGTGGTGTTTGGTGCTTCGGGTCAGCTGGGGCAATGTTTAAAAAAGGTGGCCGCCCTTAAAGGTATAACTTCGATATTTTTCCTCCCGGAATCTGAGGCTAATATTCTTGATGCCGATTTGCTGAACCAGATATTTGAACGATATAAACCTACTCACGTCATTAATTGTGCGGCTTACACTGCGGTAGATAAAGCGGAGGACGATATTGACCTTGCCCGTAAAATCAACAAAACCGGAGCCGAAAATTTGGCAATCCAATGTAAGGCGTATGGCGCAGCATTAGTACAGGTATCAACTGATTTTGTGTTTAAAGGGGATAAACCCAATCCACTGGTTGAGGACGATATTGCTGAACCGATAAGCATTTATGGCCTTACGAAATTAGAAGGCGAACAGGATGTTGCCGCTATATTGCCGGCGCACTACATTATCCGCACCAGTTGGTTGTACTCTGAATTTGCCAATAATTTTGTTAAAACAATGCTTAAGCTTGGTGCAGAAAGGGACGAGTTAAAGATTATTGCCGACCAGGTAGGCACGCCAACCTATGGTATCGATCTGGCGGGCGCGATATTGGATATCATTACTTCTGGTACAGATAATTATGGTATTTATCATTACAGCAATGAGGGTGTAACGTCCTGGTATGATTTTGCCAAAGGCATATTTGATATATCAAACACGCAGGTAAAAACCAACCCGATACGTACAAGTGAATATCCTACCAGGGCAGCAAGGCCTGCTTTTTCTGTAATGGATAAATCCAAAATAAAAAAAACATTTGGCATCAGTATTCCGTATTGGCGTGATAGTTTGATAGTTTGTATTAAAGCGCTTGAATCTGTACAATAAAAATCTAACCGATACTCATATGAAAGGAATTATCCTGGCAGGCGGTTCCGGAACCCGCCTATATCCAATTACCAAAGCTATAAGTAAGCAGTTGATGCCTATTTATGATAAACCAATGATTTATTATCCCTTATCGGTATTGATGCTGGCCGGGATAAATGAGATATTAATTATAACTACGCCCGAAGATCAGCCAGGCTTTGTACGCTTGCTGGGCGACGGAAGCGAGCTTGGCTGCCGCTTTGAATTTGCTGTACAGGAAGTACCGAACGGCCTCGCCCAGGCTTTTGTAATTGGAGCCGATTTTATTGGCACTGATAAAGTAGCTTTGGTACTTGGTGATAATATATTTTACGGATCGGGCTTTAGCACATTGATGCAAAGTTTTAATGACGTAAAGGGGGCCGCAATATTTGCCTACCCCGTTGCCGATCCTGAGCGTTATGGTGTAGTTGAATTTGATAAAAATTTTAAAGCTGTTTCGATAGAAGAGAAGCCATTGAAGCCTAAATCATCCTACGCGGTTCCCGGCCTTTATTTTTACGATAACCAGGTAGTTGAAATAGCCAAAAATATCCCGGCTTCGCCAAGAGGCGAATTTGAGATTACAGATGTTAACCGTGTGTATCTTGAAAAAGAGCAATTGCATGTTGGCGTCATGGATAGGGGTACCGCATGGCTTGATACAGGTACTTTTGATTCATTGAGCGATGCCACTGAATTTGTACGTGTAATTGAAAAACGACAGGCAACCAAAATAGGCTGTATAGAAGAGGTTGCTTACCGCATGGGATTCATCAATTACGAAAGCCTGCAGGCTTTAGCTCAAAAGTATATTAAAAGTGGTTACGGCAAGTATATTCAAAGCATACAACAATAGTATCAAGGAACCTAAAATTATACAGAGCTTTATAAAAATGAAAACGGATTGACTTGCGTCAGCCCGTTTTTTTTTATTTTTGGGTTGCTTTAAAAGCGGTAAGTATTACTAATATCAATGCTGTTAGGGTTACGTAGCGTAAACAAACTATGGAAAATTTATATGACCTCGTTATCGTAGGTGGTGGCATAGTAGGTATGGCAACAGCCTATAAAATCAATACCCGCAACCCGGATAAAAAAATCCTGGTGCTGGAGAAGGAAGGCGAGGTAGCCGCCCACCAAACGGGCCATAATTCGGGAGTTATACACTCAGGTATTTATTATAAGCCTAATTCGTACAAAGCTAAATTATGTGTAGATGGCCGCCGGGAACTGGTTGCGTTCGCAAAAGAGCATAATGTACCTCATGACATTTGCGGAAAAATCATTGTCGCCACTAAACAATCCGAGTTGGCCCATATGAACAAGGTTTTTAATAATGGCCTCGCCAACGGTGTAGAGGGGATTGAATGTATTAACAGTGCGCAGATTAAAGAAATTGAACCTTATTGCGAAGGGATTGAAGGCATCTGGGTGCCTTGTACCGGAATCATCGGCTTTGCTGCTGTTACCCGTAAATACCGCGAACTGTTTGAGGCCAAATTCTCCCAAAGCAAGGTGCTTACCAATTGTGCTGCTACAGCATTTGAACACCATGCTGGCTATACTACTGTAGTTGCCAGTAAAGGCACCTTTAATACAAAATATTTGATAACTGCCGGTGGCTTGCAGGCCGATAGACTGGCAGCCGGCGCAGGTGCACCAAGCGAGGCCCATATAGTTGGTTTCAGGGGCGATTATTTTGATTTGACCGAGCAAGGGAAAAGCAAAGTGAAGAATCTCATTTATCCGGTTCCAAACCCTGAGTTCCCTTTCCTCGGGGTACATTTTACCAGGATGATTGACGGTACCGTAGAGTGCGGCCCCAACGCCGTATTTGTATTTAAGCGCGAAGGATATGGTAAAACAGATTTCTCTTTAGGCGATACTATCGAAGCTTTAAAATTTAAAGGCACCTGGAATCTGTTTACAAAACACTGGCGTTTTGGGCTTGATGAGTACCGGCGCGCCTTTTCAAAAAAACGTTTTTTAACCGGTCTGCAACAGCTTATTCCCAGCCTTACTATGGACGATTTGCAGCCCGGCCGCGCCGGCGTAAGGGCAATGGCCATATCTGCCGAAGGCGAAACTCTCGATGATTTTAAAATTGAGGCCAAGGATAATATGCTGCATGTTATCAACGCCCCATCACCGGCGGCAACAGCATCGTTAGCTATTGGCAATGCAATTGCCGATATGGCTGCCATTCAGTTTGGTTTTTATTAGTATTTTCAAAACCTCAATAAAAAGCGGGCAAACTATTTGCGTGTTTTTGAGTTTTTATAATTCCTGCACATATTTGTTACAAAGTCCTGTTACATTTGGATTAAACTATCCCTGCTCATCTTGGTCATAGAATTGTAAACGAAAAATAATTCATTCATGAAATCATTAAAAGGGTTGATGCTGCCATTGTTTGTGCTCATTGGCGGTTTGCTGTTTTTTTCGTCGTTTTATAGCCGCGATAATCCAAACGAGATTCATAAATTCCCGTATAAGCAAGCCGGCTTAAGTAAAAATCAGGCAGCGGCACATTTACTAAGCCGCTTTACTTATGGTGCTACGCCAGGTCAGGTTGAAGCCGTTGTCCGCGAGGGTTTGGAAAAATGGTTTAGCGAGCAATTGGATGCTGAACTACCCGACGATTCCCTTAGCCAGGTGCTGGAGAGCTTTGATGCACTTAAGTTAAGCAATAGCCAAATTGTTGATACCTATCCGCGGCCAGGTATTGTAGCACGGCGGGCTGTAAAAGATGGGGTTATTAATAAAGATTCGATTCAAAGCAACAAGCCTGAGTATAAAAAGATGCTGCAGGACTACATGGTAAAAAGCGGCATGAAACCACAGCAGGAGTTGTTCAGGCAGTTTATACATCAAAAAATATTAAGGGCAGCTTATACAAATAACCAGTTGCAAGAGGTGATGACTAGTTTTTGGTTTAACCATTTCAATGTATCCATCACTAAAAATGAATGCGCCCAGTTTATTCCTGATTATGAGCGCGATGTTATCAGGCCCAACGCATTGGGTAAGTTTAATGATTTGTTATTAGCCACAGCCAAATCGCCGGCTATGTTATATTACCTGGATAATTTTAGCAGCGCATCTGCCCTGCCGGAGAAGCCTAAAATGACACTCAAATTGGTGTTTGCCGATACAACTAAGCAAGCCATGGCGCTTAACAAGTTAAAAAAAGCAAGGCAGCAACGTGGCCTTAATGAAAACTACGCCCGCGAAGTAATGGAACTGCATACGCTGGGTGTTGATGGCGGATACAGCCAGCAGGATGTTACCCAGGCTGCTAAGGTGCTTACAGGCTGGTCGGTATACCCTATGGGCGATTATAGCAAGGGAAACGACATCATATCAAAAGTTATAGATAAAGGCATTATTGCTGATGGAATGGTGCACGACGGCGACTTTTTATTCACCCCGGGTCGGCATGATAACGGTGAGAAGGTTGTATTAGGCCGGCATTTTGGGCCCAACGGCGGTTACGATGAAGGTGTACAATTATTGAATATGCTGGCACATCACCCATCTACAGCAAAATTTATATCGCGTAAGCTGGCGGTAAGGTTTGTGAGCGATGCACCGCCACAAAGTTTAATTGATAAAATGGCCAAAACCTTTTTAAACAGTGATGGCAATATTAAACAGGTATTAATTACGATGGTATCTGCGCCGGAGTTTTGGTCGGCATCAGCCTTGCGCGAGAAAACAAAATCGCCGTTTGAGCTTGCCATAAATACCGTGCGTAGCTTAAATGCTCAGGTAACACAGCCCTACCAGTTATATACCTGGATAAACCGCATGGGCGAAAAAGTATACTATTACCAGGCGCCAACCGGTTTTCCGGATAAAGGCCAGTATTGGATCAATACAGGCGCTTTACTTAGCCGGATGAATTTCGGGCTGGCTTTTGCCACTGGACGGATACCGGGGATTACATTCGATTTGTTAAAATTAAACAAAGGCCACGAGCCCGAAAGCAGCCAGGCGGCACTTGTTGCCTACAGCAAACTTATTATGCCCGAACGGCCGCTGGATAACACCATAAAACAACTAACCCCAATGCTCAATGATCCGCAGCTGGTGGTAAAGGTAGATAAGGCAAGCAATATTAACACGCCGCCGGTTAAAGATGCCTTATCAATGGTAGGCGACACTATGGGTAAAAAAGCCAGGGTACAAGTAATGCCTAAGCCCGACGAAGCAAAATCAATGATGGCCCAGGTAGTAGGTATTATCATCGGATCGCCGGAATACCAAAGACGTTAATTGGATAAATTGCAAAAGATTATGTTATCAAGACGAGGATTTTTAAAAACAGGTGGGCTTGCGCTTTTTGGCGTTGGGCTTATGGGCGGTATCCCGGCATTTATAGCCGAAGCTGCCGCGCAGGATAAGATAATAGCCCCTTATAAAAAAGGCAAAACGCTGGTGTGCATTTTTCAGCGTGGCGCTATGGATGGGCTGATGGCCGTAACTCCGTTTACCGATCAATACCTTAAGGAGGCCCGTCCCGGCTTATTTATGGATGCAGCCAAAACAGATAACAACAATCCACTTATAGATCTGGATGGCAGGTTTGGATTACATCCCGCTATGAAAGCTTTTGAACCTATGTTTCGCGAAAAAAGGCTGGGCATAGTGCATGGTATCGGCTCGCCAAATAATACCCGCTCACATTTTGATGCGCAGGATTATATGGAAAGCGGTACTCCTTTTAATAAAGGTACCGCCAGTGGCTGGCTTAACCGTGCGGTTGGCCTGTTAGGACATGATGCACTTACGCCTTTTACGGCGGTAAGCTTAACATCGGCTATGCCCCGGTCTTTTTATGGCGATAACCCGGCTGTTGCCATCAGCAATCTGCAGGATTTTGCTTTGCAAATGCGCGGCAACCCGGCAGGCACCAACCTGGCCGCAAAAAGCTTTGAGGAGCTTTATGACAGAACCGCTCCTGGTTTATTAAAAGATACTGGCAAAGAAAGTTTTGATGCCTTAAAAATGCTGCAAAAGGCTAATATTAAAAATTATATACCGGCCAACGGAGCAGTTTATCCAAACTCGGCCTTAGGCAATTCTTTAAAGCAAATTGCGCAGCTGATAAAAATGAATGTGGGTATGGAGGTAGCTTTTGCCGAATCAAACGGTTGGGATACGCACTTTAACCAGGGAACAGGGAATGGCATATTTGCCCGTAATGTAGCCGACCTGAGTAATAGCATGATGGCTTTTTGGACAGATATAGGCAGCACCTACCAGGATGATGTAACAGTAATGACGATGACCGAGTTTGGCCGTACTGTTCATCAAAACGGTACTGGTGGTACCGACCATGGCCGCGCATCATGCAACTTTATTTTAGGCAACGGTGTAAACGGGGGCCTGGTGCATGGCAGCATGCAGCCACTTGCTGCAGAGAACCTTGAAGATGGCCGCGACCTTGCGGTTACAACCGATTTCAGGAATGTGTTTAGCGAGGTGGCCGATAAGCACCTCAGGATCAGCAATGATAAAATTCTTTTTCCCGATTTCACTGCCAAACCAATAGGAGTGTTTAAAGCCTGATAATTACGCCTTATTTTATAAAGTAGTCCCGGCTGTTAATGTGGCCGGGACTTTTGTGCTTAATAATGAGTAGTTTAATTGTTAAATAATTTATAATGAAACTACTTGTTTGTTGAATTGTTAATGTATTTTAGTGCTCAAAGTTGCTAATTTTCGATTATGATATATTCAGCTTAATTCTTAAAATTACACATGAACAAAAACTACTATGCCATCATCATGGCAGGCGGAATAGGTAGCCGTTTTTGGCCTATAAGCCGCACATCGCATCCTAAACAATTCATTGATATTCTTGGAACCGGCAAAACCCTGATACAAAATACTTATGAACGCTTTTTAAAAGTTTGTCCTAAAGAAAATATTTATGTTGTAACTAACGAAAGTTACACCAAACTTGTAAAAACGCAGCTTCCGGATATGGAAGACCAGCAAATACTTACCGAGCCGGTTATGCGCAATACCGCCCCTTGCGTGGCTTACGGATGTTTTAAGATAGAAAGCCTTAATCCTGACGCGGCCATTGTTGTGGCTCCCTCCGATCAGCAAATATTAGATGAAGATGCTTTTGTAACAGCCATCATTAAATCGTTAGAAACCGCCACCGCTAACAATTGCCTGGTAACTCTTGGCATCAAACCGTCAAGGCCGGATACCGGCTATGGTTATATTCAATACACTGATAACACCATAAATTCAGACTTCCACAAGGTGAAAACTTTTACTGAAAAGCCAACACTTGATATAGCAAAAACTTTTATCCAAAGCGGCGACTTTTTATGGAACGCAGGTATTTTTGTATGGTCGGCCAAGGAGATTGTAAAAGCTTTTGATACTTTTTTGCCCGAAATGCATGAGATTTTTGCCGATGCGAGGCCGGTTTATAATACAGATGACGAAAAAGCCCATATACACAAAGCTTATCAGCAATGTGTTAACATATCCATTGACTATGGGATTATGGAAAAAGCCAATAATGTGTATGTATTGCCATCAGAATTTGGATGGAGTGACCTGGGCACGTGGGCGTCTATCTATGACCTTGCCGAGAAGGATTACGTTGGCAACGCAGTAATCCCTTCAGAAAAAGTGATCATGTACGATTCATCAAACTGTATGGTAAACGTACCTGGCGAAAAACTCGTGATTTTAAAGGGGCTGCATGATTTTATCGTAGTTGAATCCAACAATACCCTGATGATTTGCCCGAGAAGTGAGGAGCAAAATGTGAAACAGATTGTTGCCGACGTGAAGAGCAAGTTTGGAGCGAAGTATATTTAGGGTCTCAGATGTGCACATTTGAAATCACTGTTGTCCGGGGAAATAAAAAAGGAGGCATAACCTCCTTTTAAAAGAGTAGCTTTAGTTACCACACCAAACTATTC is drawn from Mucilaginibacter ginsenosidivorax and contains these coding sequences:
- a CDS encoding GDP-L-fucose synthase family protein, translated to MEKDSKIYIAGHRGMVGSAIHRKLLKEGFTNFITRTSDVLDLRNQQQVADFFAQEKPDYVFLAAAKVGGIIANNTYRAEFLYDNLQIQNNIIHNSYLNGVKKLMFLGSSCIYPKMAAQPLKEEYLLTGPLEDTNEPYAIAKIAGIKMCDAYRAQYGCNYISAMPTNLYGLNDNYHPQNSHVLPALIRRFHEAKEQDAPSVTIWGTGSPKREFLFADDLAEACFYLMQNYNEPGLVNIGTGEDLSIKDLAYLIKEVIGYTGEIVFDTSKPDGTPRKLMDVTKLSKAGWKYHTTLKEGITFAYHDYLSKGVFVTER
- a CDS encoding sialidase family protein, encoding MTLETDTTLKIDTAVSLIDTVFQNRINGYAAYRAPVLLNTQQGTLIAFCEGRKIGGGDSGEVDVVFRRSVDNGKTWGEQRVAFHDGKNACDNPSVVQDQTTGTIWLVMSQNLNKDFEDSIIATKNTHGRTVWVASSNDDGVTWTIPTEITQAVKDPSWHWYATGPGTGIQLAHGPHKGRLIIGCDHSFFTDADKFMYSSHIIYSDDHGVSWHASGNTIANTNECQPVEVSSNNKQYNGEILLNSRYYGGGSFRAQSNSYDGGITWTASLPVLSLTDPICEGSIYRYSWKTDSTVSCLLFSNLNSLGYRVNLTLKMSLDEGRTWQLLKVLHKGPAGYSSLSVINKKTVACLYESGTVDPYETIVFVRL
- the rfbC gene encoding dTDP-4-dehydrorhamnose 3,5-epimerase, translated to MTIVPTLLEGCIVITPRIFNDDRGYFFESYNEQNFNKALGYQANFVQDNQSYSTKGVLRGLHLQKGEHAQAKLVRVTKGEVLDVAVDLRTGSPTYGQHFSVKLSEENNQQLFIPRGFAHGFIVLSDVAVFQYKCDNYYNKTAEGGLHYADPELNIDWGMSATELLVSEKDLELPFLKDAGDLGF
- the rfbD gene encoding dTDP-4-dehydrorhamnose reductase, translating into MSFDMQNIVVFGASGQLGQCLKKVAALKGITSIFFLPESEANILDADLLNQIFERYKPTHVINCAAYTAVDKAEDDIDLARKINKTGAENLAIQCKAYGAALVQVSTDFVFKGDKPNPLVEDDIAEPISIYGLTKLEGEQDVAAILPAHYIIRTSWLYSEFANNFVKTMLKLGAERDELKIIADQVGTPTYGIDLAGAILDIITSGTDNYGIYHYSNEGVTSWYDFAKGIFDISNTQVKTNPIRTSEYPTRAARPAFSVMDKSKIKKTFGISIPYWRDSLIVCIKALESVQ
- the rfbA gene encoding glucose-1-phosphate thymidylyltransferase RfbA yields the protein MKGIILAGGSGTRLYPITKAISKQLMPIYDKPMIYYPLSVLMLAGINEILIITTPEDQPGFVRLLGDGSELGCRFEFAVQEVPNGLAQAFVIGADFIGTDKVALVLGDNIFYGSGFSTLMQSFNDVKGAAIFAYPVADPERYGVVEFDKNFKAVSIEEKPLKPKSSYAVPGLYFYDNQVVEIAKNIPASPRGEFEITDVNRVYLEKEQLHVGVMDRGTAWLDTGTFDSLSDATEFVRVIEKRQATKIGCIEEVAYRMGFINYESLQALAQKYIKSGYGKYIQSIQQ
- the lhgO gene encoding L-2-hydroxyglutarate oxidase, coding for MENLYDLVIVGGGIVGMATAYKINTRNPDKKILVLEKEGEVAAHQTGHNSGVIHSGIYYKPNSYKAKLCVDGRRELVAFAKEHNVPHDICGKIIVATKQSELAHMNKVFNNGLANGVEGIECINSAQIKEIEPYCEGIEGIWVPCTGIIGFAAVTRKYRELFEAKFSQSKVLTNCAATAFEHHAGYTTVVASKGTFNTKYLITAGGLQADRLAAGAGAPSEAHIVGFRGDYFDLTEQGKSKVKNLIYPVPNPEFPFLGVHFTRMIDGTVECGPNAVFVFKREGYGKTDFSLGDTIEALKFKGTWNLFTKHWRFGLDEYRRAFSKKRFLTGLQQLIPSLTMDDLQPGRAGVRAMAISAEGETLDDFKIEAKDNMLHVINAPSPAATASLAIGNAIADMAAIQFGFY
- a CDS encoding DUF1800 domain-containing protein, producing MKSLKGLMLPLFVLIGGLLFFSSFYSRDNPNEIHKFPYKQAGLSKNQAAAHLLSRFTYGATPGQVEAVVREGLEKWFSEQLDAELPDDSLSQVLESFDALKLSNSQIVDTYPRPGIVARRAVKDGVINKDSIQSNKPEYKKMLQDYMVKSGMKPQQELFRQFIHQKILRAAYTNNQLQEVMTSFWFNHFNVSITKNECAQFIPDYERDVIRPNALGKFNDLLLATAKSPAMLYYLDNFSSASALPEKPKMTLKLVFADTTKQAMALNKLKKARQQRGLNENYAREVMELHTLGVDGGYSQQDVTQAAKVLTGWSVYPMGDYSKGNDIISKVIDKGIIADGMVHDGDFLFTPGRHDNGEKVVLGRHFGPNGGYDEGVQLLNMLAHHPSTAKFISRKLAVRFVSDAPPQSLIDKMAKTFLNSDGNIKQVLITMVSAPEFWSASALREKTKSPFELAINTVRSLNAQVTQPYQLYTWINRMGEKVYYYQAPTGFPDKGQYWINTGALLSRMNFGLAFATGRIPGITFDLLKLNKGHEPESSQAALVAYSKLIMPERPLDNTIKQLTPMLNDPQLVVKVDKASNINTPPVKDALSMVGDTMGKKARVQVMPKPDEAKSMMAQVVGIIIGSPEYQRR
- a CDS encoding DUF1501 domain-containing protein; this encodes MLSRRGFLKTGGLALFGVGLMGGIPAFIAEAAAQDKIIAPYKKGKTLVCIFQRGAMDGLMAVTPFTDQYLKEARPGLFMDAAKTDNNNPLIDLDGRFGLHPAMKAFEPMFREKRLGIVHGIGSPNNTRSHFDAQDYMESGTPFNKGTASGWLNRAVGLLGHDALTPFTAVSLTSAMPRSFYGDNPAVAISNLQDFALQMRGNPAGTNLAAKSFEELYDRTAPGLLKDTGKESFDALKMLQKANIKNYIPANGAVYPNSALGNSLKQIAQLIKMNVGMEVAFAESNGWDTHFNQGTGNGIFARNVADLSNSMMAFWTDIGSTYQDDVTVMTMTEFGRTVHQNGTGGTDHGRASCNFILGNGVNGGLVHGSMQPLAAENLEDGRDLAVTTDFRNVFSEVADKHLRISNDKILFPDFTAKPIGVFKA
- a CDS encoding mannose-1-phosphate guanylyltransferase, which translates into the protein MNKNYYAIIMAGGIGSRFWPISRTSHPKQFIDILGTGKTLIQNTYERFLKVCPKENIYVVTNESYTKLVKTQLPDMEDQQILTEPVMRNTAPCVAYGCFKIESLNPDAAIVVAPSDQQILDEDAFVTAIIKSLETATANNCLVTLGIKPSRPDTGYGYIQYTDNTINSDFHKVKTFTEKPTLDIAKTFIQSGDFLWNAGIFVWSAKEIVKAFDTFLPEMHEIFADARPVYNTDDEKAHIHKAYQQCVNISIDYGIMEKANNVYVLPSEFGWSDLGTWASIYDLAEKDYVGNAVIPSEKVIMYDSSNCMVNVPGEKLVILKGLHDFIVVESNNTLMICPRSEEQNVKQIVADVKSKFGAKYI